The following nucleotide sequence is from Nitrospira sp..
AATTGAATACGGTCTGCAAGAAGTAAGGCAGGCCTCCGCCCAACTCCACGACCGCCTGGCCGATATGGATCAGTTCTGTGGCGCCCGTTCCCACGGCATGGGCGCTCAGCAGCCGCTGGGTTTCACGATGGAACAGCAACTTCAGAAAGCCGCTGTCGTCCCCGAGAATCTGTCCTCGGGCGATCTCGCCGTAGCGAGCGATTCCGCTTTCATAGGGGATCTTCTTTTGGGTCAATTCATGTTCAGGCGGCCCGATGGCCGACACCTCCGGCAAGGCATAGATGCCGATCGGTAGATAAGGGCTCATCGTGCCCGGGTCCACGCCGAACGCGTAACAGGCCGCCAGCCGGCCCTGCTGGAACGACGTGGAGGCCAAACTGGGATAACCGATGACGTCGCCCACGGCGAAGATGTGTGGGATGGCTGTTCGGAACTGTCGATCGACGGTCAATCGTCCCCGCTCATCGGGCTTAAGTCCCACGGCGTCGAGATTGAGTCGGCTGGTAGCCCCGATCCGGCCGACCGAAAAAAAGACATGATCGGCGGCAATGGTCTTGCCGGATTCCAGATAGACGACGGCCTGTCGCGGACCGGTGCCTGTGATGTCCAGCCGCTCGACGGCTTCCCCGAGGCGAAACGTGACCCGTCGCCGTCGCATTTGATGCATGAGTTCATCGACACTCTCTCGGTCGAGGAATTCCAACAGGCGGTCGCGCTTATCCACCACAATCACATCGCTCTGCAGGGCCGCGAACATGGAGGCGTATTCGATCCCGATGATGCCTCCGCCGACGACCACGAGCTTTTTCGGCAACCGCTGCAGCCGGACCAGGTCGTCACTCGTGAGGATCAGGTTCCCGTCGGCCGGCACGCCGGGTGGTGGGGCCGGATAGGTGCCTACGGCAATGACGATGTTGTCGGCGGTGAGCGTCCGTTGTCCGTTGTCTGAGGTCACCGTCAGGGTGTGCGGATCGACAAAGGAGGCTTCGCCTCGAATCAACCGGACTTCGTTTCGGCACAACTGCTGCTCGATCACCCGAGATTCGCCGCGGCCGACCACTCCCACAC
It contains:
- the sthA gene encoding Si-specific NAD(P)(+) transhydrogenase; the encoded protein is MDTGFDFDLVCIGSGPAGQRAAIQAAKLGKRAAVVEKGPTVGGVCLDKGTIPSKTFREAVCALSHERGGFGRASGFSVETERGRRPPADELLHRVGVVGRGESRVIEQQLCRNEVRLIRGEASFVDPHTLTVTSDNGQRTLTADNIVIAVGTYPAPPPGVPADGNLILTSDDLVRLQRLPKKLVVVGGGIIGIEYASMFAALQSDVIVVDKRDRLLEFLDRESVDELMHQMRRRRVTFRLGEAVERLDITGTGPRQAVVYLESGKTIAADHVFFSVGRIGATSRLNLDAVGLKPDERGRLTVDRQFRTAIPHIFAVGDVIGYPSLASTSFQQGRLAACYAFGVDPGTMSPYLPIGIYALPEVSAIGPPEHELTQKKIPYESGIARYGEIARGQILGDDSGFLKLLFHRETQRLLSAHAVGTGATELIHIGQAVVELGGGLPYFLQTVFNYPTLAECYKVASLDAFNKLSRR